A stretch of bacterium DNA encodes these proteins:
- a CDS encoding S-adenosylmethionine decarboxylase — translation MITAEKEAATTFGWELILDIKGCDPETIKSREKLLEFVVQLCDLIEMKRYGEPLAELFGHGRKETLGYTVVQLIETSSIVMHVGEYARTVYLDVFSCKPYDRYKVRDFCLQYFGASAVNETYVTRE, via the coding sequence ATGATTACCGCAGAAAAAGAAGCCGCCACGACTTTTGGCTGGGAGCTGATCCTCGACATCAAGGGCTGTGACCCGGAGACGATCAAGAGCCGCGAGAAGCTGCTCGAATTCGTGGTCCAGCTCTGTGACCTGATCGAAATGAAGCGCTACGGCGAGCCGCTGGCCGAGCTGTTCGGCCATGGCCGCAAGGAAACCCTGGGCTACACCGTGGTCCAGCTCATCGAGACCAGCTCCATCGTGATGCATGTGGGCGAGTACGCCCGCACCGTCTACCTGGACGTGTTCTCGTGCAAGCCCTATGACCGCTACAAGGTGCGCGATTTCTGCCTCCAGTATTTCGGCGCCTCGGCGGTCAACGAGACCTACGTGACCCGTGAATAG
- a CDS encoding DUF4091 domain-containing protein produces the protein MRTLLFLSVTLCLLVCSSLSASAHTRVLSDFESAADTSLWKVSNGKFSVEGAPGSREARIEFNLPAEGAPRSTAILTLNESLLPRNDWAAWQRLELDLINASGEKVGVGCGLSDSTVGYRYDLFTLKPGERKTACLDVSGFYRRIEPLYGSRGEKRDWTPPPVLRLVLSQDRPGRANPLRVDNVRLVADELVLTDAALCPDPLSGGMIAVRCDLNRLARIEARIWGPDGALVKRYYENTKEFYWLWDCPGELETLTPGQYRAELIVTDCKWDPKTVIRRDLGAFEVAAPENRAEIAAWQAPTTRKVMLFHNPGPSDAVWSLPARGAQPQGALKVEMARGEYEGCQVVFRVRDAVRRLSFKVEDLRAADSGEAFPAEGMEVLQVGYVYTHDPVYYEVDHMGWWPDALLPVEQMYARPGESMPVWINLKSSRGMKPGLYRGSLAVTAEGHPVGDIPLEVTVYDAVLPESTTIRTAFTTAEELFDEINGGVQDDSLDLKYLTFVAEHRLNPDNLYRSKPPRIELVEHFAKRNQLNSFNLMYVGGRINMRDEISTDGYIQSLAATLDPYVAELRKRHLAERAYLYGFDEIGPEMYGSIRKVMGFLKKRYPEIPTVTTGYDPTYGYDSGLLDEVDVWVPLTPSYDLERAEATRKRGKEVWWYICVGPQQPFANWFIEFPAVEARMIWWMAWQQRVPGFLYYLTNLRHGQNDLMQLTGWNKTNWNPASFNTANGDGCFIYSGPEGPISTIRFENIRDGLEDSELLFLLQKKSGRAAGEKLCSQLFRSVKDFSTDTELFGAVRGELLRAASGK, from the coding sequence ATGAGAACCCTGCTGTTTTTATCCGTTACGCTCTGCCTCCTGGTCTGCTCCTCCCTGTCAGCCTCCGCTCACACCCGGGTCCTGTCGGATTTCGAGTCGGCGGCCGACACCTCGCTCTGGAAAGTGTCGAACGGGAAATTCAGCGTTGAGGGCGCACCCGGCTCGCGCGAGGCGCGGATCGAGTTCAACCTGCCCGCCGAGGGCGCGCCGCGCTCCACGGCAATACTGACCCTGAACGAGAGCCTCCTGCCCCGCAACGACTGGGCCGCCTGGCAGCGCCTGGAGCTGGATCTGATCAACGCCAGCGGCGAGAAAGTGGGAGTGGGCTGCGGACTGAGCGACTCCACGGTGGGCTATCGCTACGACCTGTTCACCCTGAAACCTGGCGAGCGGAAAACGGCCTGCCTGGATGTCTCCGGTTTCTACCGCCGGATCGAGCCGCTCTACGGCAGCCGGGGTGAGAAACGGGATTGGACGCCGCCCCCGGTCCTGAGACTGGTCCTGTCGCAGGACCGCCCGGGGCGCGCCAACCCGCTCCGGGTGGACAACGTGCGTCTGGTGGCGGATGAGCTCGTCCTGACCGATGCGGCGCTCTGCCCGGACCCACTGTCCGGCGGGATGATCGCGGTGCGCTGCGACCTCAACCGTCTGGCGCGGATCGAGGCGCGTATCTGGGGGCCGGACGGCGCCCTGGTCAAGCGTTATTACGAGAATACGAAAGAATTCTACTGGCTCTGGGACTGCCCCGGGGAACTGGAAACCCTCACCCCCGGACAGTACCGCGCCGAGCTGATTGTTACCGACTGCAAGTGGGACCCGAAGACCGTGATCCGCCGCGACCTGGGAGCGTTCGAGGTGGCCGCGCCCGAGAACCGCGCCGAGATCGCCGCCTGGCAGGCGCCCACCACGCGCAAGGTGATGCTGTTCCACAACCCCGGCCCGTCCGACGCGGTCTGGAGCCTGCCCGCCCGGGGCGCCCAGCCGCAGGGCGCGCTCAAGGTCGAGATGGCGCGCGGCGAGTACGAGGGCTGCCAGGTGGTGTTCCGCGTGCGGGACGCCGTGCGGCGGCTGAGTTTCAAGGTCGAGGACCTGCGCGCCGCGGACAGCGGCGAAGCGTTCCCGGCCGAGGGCATGGAGGTGCTGCAGGTGGGCTATGTCTACACCCACGATCCGGTCTACTATGAGGTGGACCACATGGGCTGGTGGCCGGATGCCCTGTTGCCGGTGGAGCAGATGTACGCGCGTCCGGGCGAGAGCATGCCGGTCTGGATCAACCTCAAGTCATCCCGCGGAATGAAACCCGGGCTGTACCGCGGCAGTCTGGCGGTGACGGCCGAGGGCCACCCGGTGGGGGATATCCCGCTGGAGGTGACAGTCTATGACGCGGTCCTGCCGGAGAGCACCACGATCCGCACCGCGTTCACCACGGCCGAGGAGCTGTTCGACGAGATCAACGGCGGGGTGCAGGATGACAGCCTGGACCTGAAATACCTCACTTTCGTGGCCGAACACCGTCTGAACCCCGACAACCTCTACCGCAGCAAGCCGCCCAGGATCGAGCTGGTGGAGCATTTCGCCAAGCGCAACCAGCTCAACTCGTTCAACCTGATGTATGTGGGCGGGCGGATCAACATGCGGGATGAGATCAGCACGGACGGCTATATCCAGAGCCTGGCCGCCACGCTGGACCCCTACGTGGCCGAGCTGCGCAAGCGCCACCTGGCCGAGCGGGCCTACCTCTACGGGTTCGATGAGATCGGCCCGGAAATGTATGGATCGATCCGCAAGGTGATGGGCTTCCTCAAGAAGCGCTACCCCGAGATCCCCACTGTCACCACCGGCTACGACCCCACCTACGGCTACGACAGCGGTCTGCTGGACGAGGTGGATGTCTGGGTGCCGCTCACCCCGAGCTACGACCTGGAGCGCGCCGAGGCCACCCGCAAGCGGGGCAAGGAAGTCTGGTGGTACATCTGCGTGGGGCCGCAGCAGCCGTTCGCCAACTGGTTCATCGAGTTCCCGGCCGTGGAGGCGCGAATGATCTGGTGGATGGCCTGGCAGCAGCGCGTGCCGGGGTTCCTCTACTACCTGACCAACCTGCGCCACGGCCAGAACGACCTGATGCAGCTCACGGGCTGGAACAAGACCAACTGGAACCCGGCCTCGTTCAACACGGCCAACGGGGATGGCTGTTTCATCTACAGTGGCCCCGAGGGTCCGATCAGCACGATCCGCTTCGAGAACATCCGGGACGGGCTGGAGGACAGCGAACTGCTGTTCCTGCTGCAGAAAAAGAGCGGCCGGGCGGCCGGGGAAAAGCTCTGCTCGCAACTGTTCCGGAGCGTGAAGGATTTCAGCACGGACACCGAGCTGTTCGGCGCCGTGCGCGGCGAGCTGCTGCGGGCGGCCTCCGGCAAATAG